A section of the Verrucomicrobium sp. GAS474 genome encodes:
- the vccD gene encoding Verru_Chthon cassette protein D, whose protein sequence is MKAPASRSSSPRGFSLIEVMVVLAIIVTVAFLAVPAVRQMMGGRGLTATGSAIANNLQLARQSALLQNRPIEVRFYFLPGPDGEGGRHYRAFQLFRIEDTGAVPTTRILFFSKSIILTESPSTTSLLSLPGQPLDGATTGVKLPGVGVGYQYLSFRFRPSGDTNLDITQKWFLTVVSENAPTVVEGLPADFLTIQLDPTSGKAVTLRP, encoded by the coding sequence ATGAAAGCCCCAGCCTCCCGCTCCTCTTCCCCGCGCGGTTTCAGCCTGATCGAGGTGATGGTCGTCCTGGCCATCATCGTCACGGTGGCTTTCCTTGCCGTTCCGGCAGTCAGGCAGATGATGGGAGGCCGGGGTTTGACGGCGACAGGATCGGCCATCGCCAACAACCTCCAGCTGGCGCGGCAGTCCGCGTTGCTGCAGAACCGTCCGATCGAAGTGCGGTTCTATTTCCTGCCGGGGCCTGACGGCGAGGGGGGGCGTCATTACCGGGCCTTCCAGCTCTTCCGCATCGAGGATACGGGAGCCGTTCCGACGACCCGCATTCTTTTCTTTTCCAAATCGATCATCCTGACGGAATCCCCGAGCACGACCTCGCTCCTTTCCCTTCCGGGCCAGCCGCTGGACGGGGCGACAACAGGTGTGAAGCTGCCCGGCGTCGGGGTCGGCTATCAGTATCTCTCCTTTCGATTCCGCCCGTCGGGCGACACCAACCTGGACATCACTCAAAAATGGTTCCTGACCGTCGTTTCGGAAAATGCGCCCACCGTCGTCGAAGGTCTGCCCGCCGATTTTTTGACGATCCAGCTCGACCCGACGAGCGGGAAGGCGGTGACGCTTCGTCCCTGA
- a CDS encoding cellulase family glycosylhydrolase codes for MLRFSLFGVSALSLFLGVSLLRADAPTPDDALWLKVKGPNIVTSPTSDGGERPFVPVGIGYCRDVIIRAQDDEVMKFCKAHSLNTVRLCFYVRLFNGRKDKPIDIDQHLRDFVDPVVQSARRNGIYVILDDHEYLSSQIDELNARGKQKTVPWNEEEMQQWTDGWAKVAQRYRDEPYVLGYEVMNEPHGIAPEEAREKLTRALKAIRAVDTRHIVILGNCDWSHSRTMEPTWGPVASTVDSPYNNVAFSFHDYPQDDYPWKVQKSITTFRDAHQVPVLCTEFGATHWNKSETVCREHEAGLLALFAQERVGWMIWALKVLQDNPRNSYNETDKVGFGPPKQFDSCAYSDLWPPVARIMASPMPTKGKAVPDAAASK; via the coding sequence ATGTTGCGTTTTTCCCTTTTCGGCGTTTCTGCCCTCTCCCTGTTCCTGGGTGTCTCCCTTCTCCGTGCCGATGCGCCCACGCCGGACGACGCTCTGTGGCTGAAGGTAAAGGGCCCGAATATCGTGACCTCGCCGACCAGCGACGGCGGCGAGCGCCCCTTCGTTCCCGTCGGGATCGGCTACTGCCGCGACGTCATCATCCGGGCGCAGGACGACGAGGTGATGAAGTTCTGCAAGGCGCATAGCCTCAACACGGTCCGCCTCTGTTTCTACGTCCGGCTCTTCAACGGCCGCAAGGACAAGCCGATCGACATCGATCAGCATCTCCGCGACTTCGTCGATCCCGTCGTCCAATCGGCGCGCCGGAACGGCATCTACGTCATCCTTGACGACCACGAGTACCTCAGCTCCCAGATCGACGAACTCAACGCCCGCGGGAAACAGAAGACGGTCCCCTGGAACGAGGAGGAGATGCAGCAATGGACCGACGGGTGGGCCAAGGTCGCCCAGCGCTACCGCGACGAGCCCTACGTCCTCGGCTACGAGGTGATGAACGAGCCCCACGGCATTGCCCCCGAAGAGGCGAGGGAAAAACTCACCCGCGCCCTCAAGGCGATCCGCGCCGTCGACACCCGTCACATTGTCATCCTCGGCAACTGCGATTGGTCCCACTCCCGCACGATGGAACCGACGTGGGGGCCGGTGGCGTCCACGGTCGACAGCCCGTACAACAATGTCGCCTTCTCCTTCCACGACTATCCCCAGGACGACTATCCCTGGAAAGTTCAGAAGAGCATCACGACGTTCCGCGACGCGCACCAGGTGCCCGTCCTCTGCACCGAATTCGGCGCGACGCATTGGAACAAGAGCGAGACGGTCTGCCGCGAGCACGAGGCCGGGCTCCTGGCCCTGTTCGCGCAGGAGCGCGTCGGATGGATGATCTGGGCGCTCAAGGTGCTCCAGGACAATCCCCGCAATTCCTACAACGAGACCGACAAGGTCGGGTTCGGGCCGCCGAAGCAGTTCGATTCATGCGCCTACAGCGATCTGTGGCCTCCCGTTGCTCGGATCATGGCCTCGCCGATGCCGACCAAGGGCAAGGCGGTCCCGGACGCCGCTGCATCCAAATAA